In Caulobacter sp. X, the sequence CACGTCCATCGGGCAATCGTCGGCCAGCGCGCTGAGCACGTCACGGATATCCGACAGCCGCTGAATGCGGCGTTCGGCGTCGCGGATCTTCTCGCGGGTGATCTCCAGCACCGCCGACGCCTTGGCGGTGTCGGAGGCTTGAAGCGCGAGCAGGTCGGCGGTTTCGGCGAGCGTGAAGCCGAGCTCCTGCGCGGCCCGGATGAAATGGAGCCGCAGGAGGTCGGCGTCCTCATAGACACGGTAGCCGGCGCCGGTCCTGCCCGGATCGCGCAGCAGGCCGGTGCGCTCGTAGTACCGGATCGTATCGCGCCGCACGCCGGCGGCTGCGGCGAACGCGCCGATCTTGAAGGTCGTCATGATACTCGTCGCCTCGCTCGTTGGACGAAAGCCCAAGGTCAGCGGAGGGGCGCGCGCGCCGGTCGCTCCGGCGAGACGGCGTGGGCCATCCCGCCGCTGGCGAACCGATCGCCCGCTCAGTTCTTGCGCAGCTCGACGATGTCGTGCTTGGCCGGCGTACCGTCGGCGACCGTGACATGGGCGAAGTGGTCGTCGAAGACGTGGTCGATCTTCACGTGCCCGACGAGGTCGCGCCGATAGGACGGCGGGGCCTTGTTGGGCCCCGGCAGCTGCTTGACGCGGTAGACTTCCAGGGTCTGGCCGACCTCGGCGCCGTCCGCCTTGCCGATGCAGATCACGGTGCCGTTGCTGTCGTTCGCGACGATCGAGCCCTTCATGAAGAAGGTGTGGCCGCTCCCTTGCGCCAGAACCGGCGTTGCAACGAGCATCGCGATGCCGGCCAAGCCGGCGATGACGGACGTCTTGATCATCTTTGACTCCTTAGATGAATAGGTTTGAAGATGAGTAGATGCGCCGCCGTTTGATCTTCGACGGGAAGAAGTTGTTCTTCGAGTCCAGGACTAGGGTCCTACGTCCCGGGTCGGAATACGTAGATTCCGAAGCGCAGGTTTTGGCCCTCGTCTCGCGCGACGGGGCGCCAGGCCGCGGCGGCGATCGCGCCGCTCCGAACCTCGGCCGTCCTGGGCGCGGGCGCGTCCCCCCGGGGGGCGATCGCCATGCGGGGCCGGGGCGTGCGTGGCTTTCACCCGCACCCGAGCGTCGCCAGCGGCCCAACACCTGTGGATCCGTGCGGACGTTTTCAGCATATGGTTTTTCTCCGCGTCGTGCGCCGGACGCACGGCCGGCCCGGGGGCGCGTCGCGCCTGAGGTGAGGGGTTGGACCGCGGGCCGCGTATGTAGGCGTGCAGAGTCAGGGGATCGACGATGAGCGACCAGCTCGACGAACTTTTCGAGGCGTTGCGGGGCCAGCCGCACGCCCAGCTGCCCGGCCTGGAAGGCCAGGTGTGGGCCAGGATCGACAGCTGGCGCGACGGCCGGCGCGCGGCGAACGCGCTCGTGCCGCTGCGCGCGGCCTCGGTGGTGGCGGCCCTGGGCCTGGGCATGGTCGGCGGCAGTCTCGCGGCCAACGCCGCCGCGCGCGCCCCCTCCGAGATCTCGGCGTTTTCGGTCGACGCGCACCTGGCGCCGTCGACCCTGCTCGGCGGGCGCTGACATGCGCCGGATCTCGCGCGGGGCGGCCCTGACCGTCGTCCTGGCGCTGCTGGCCGGGATCGCCGGCGGCTGGCTCGGCTCGGGCCGGTTCTTGCCGATGCATCACGCCCAGTCGCTGCACGAGATGGTTCACCACGAGCTGAAGCTCAGCCCGGATCAGGATCGCCGGCTCGAGGCGCTCGAACAGGATTTCGCCGTGCGTCGCCGCGCCCGGGAGGCCGAGCTGCGCGCGGCCAACGCCCAACTGGCCGCCGCCATCCAGGCGCGCCACGAATACGGGCCCGAGGTCGAGGCCGCGGTCGAGCGTTTCCATGTCGCCATGGGGGCGCTGCAGCTGGAGACGGTCCAGCACGTCCTGGCGATGCGTAAGGTGCTGACCCCCGAGCAGGCGGCCAAATTCGACCGCCGCGTCAGCGAGGCGCTCACGAACGAGACGCCGTGACCGCCGGCCTTGGCGAGGACGAGGACGGCGCGCTGGCCAGGCGCGCGGCGCGCGGCGACGAGCGCGCCTTCAGCACGCTGATGCGGCGTCACAAGGGCGCCTTGCACGCCTTCGCCCGGCGCCATGTCGGCGACTCCGAAGCCGCCCACGAGGTGGTGCAGGAAAGCTTCGTGGCCGCCTGGAAGGCGCTGGATCGCTATGATCCGACCCGGCCGTTCGGCGCCTGGATGCGGGCCATCGTCCTGAACAAGTGCCGCGACCGGGGCGTCGCCTGCTGGTTCGGCGGCTGATCCTGGGCGAGCGGTCGATCGACGCGCCAGGCGCGCCCGATCCCGCCGACCCCGCGCCGGGCCCCGAGGCGGCGAGTCTGCGCGCCGAACAACTGTCGCGCCTGGAGGCGGCGATCGCGCGCCTGCCCGACCAGCTCAAGGAGCCGCTGATCCTCACCTATCTGGAAGGCTATTCACAACAGGACGCCGCGGCGGTCCTGGGCGTCAGCGTCAAGACCATCGAGATGCGCGCCTATCGCGCCCGCAAGCGGCTGGCCGACTGGCTGGTCGATCCCTGACTTTTTTCGCCCGCCGGCGAGGGGGGCGACGGTTTGGCGCGTAGCCACCTATAGATCGCGTCGCGGCCGTCCCTCACGGCCTGCCGCCGGCGCGTCATCGTCAAAGGGCTGTCATACTTCGATCCAGCGCGGCTTTCGATCGCCGTCGTTTTCTCCAATCGCTCGCCGTCCTCGGCGGCGGCGCCACCCTGGCGAGCCTGCTGCCGTCCTGGGCGCGCGCGGCGGGCGATCCCGGCCGCGCGCCGGCCGCCCTTTCGGGCGAGGACATCAAGCTGACCATCGGCCACACGCCGATCACGGTCGACGGCAAGGCCGGCCACGCCGTGACGATCAACGGCACGGTTCCTGGCCCGCTGATCCGGCTGAAGGAAGGCCAGCATGTCCGCCTGTCGGTGACCAACACGCTCGACGAGGACACCTCGATCCACTGGCACGGCCTGCTCGTGCCCTTCCAGATGGACGGCGTGCCCGGCGTCAGCTTCCCGGGCGTCAAGCCCGGCGAGACCTTCACCTACGAATTCCAGGTCCGCCAGGCGGGCACCTATTGGTACCACAGCCATTCGGGCCTGCAGGAGCAGATGGGCCACTATGGGCCCATTATCATCGATCCGGTCGGTCCTGATCCGGTGGCCTTCGACCGCGAGCACGTCGTGGTGCTGTCGGACTTCAGCCGCCTGCACCCGCACCAGATCTTCAAGAAGCTCAAGCAGCAGAGCGGCGCATTCAACTACCAGCGCCAGACCCTCGCTGGGCTTCTGGCCGGCAAGGACCAGACCCTGGCCGAGCGCCTGGACTGGGCCAAGATGCTGATGGACCCGACCGACATCTCCGACGTCACCGGCGCGGCCTACACCTTCCTGGTCAATGGCCATGGCCCCGCGGACAACTGGACGGCGCTGTTCGCGCCCGGCGAGCGCGTGCGCCTGCGGTTCATCAACGCCGCGGCCCAGTCGGTCTTCAACGTCCGCATCCCGGGGCTGCGCATGACCGTGGTCGCCGCCGACGGCCAGCACGTGCGGCCCGTCGAGGTCGACGAGTTCCAGATCGGCAACGCCGAGACCTATGACGTGATCGTCCAGCCCGCCGAAGACAAGGCCTTCACGATCGTGTCGGAGTCGGTCGACCGCTCTGGGTTGGGCCGCGCCACCCTGGCGCCGCGGCTGGGCATGAGCGCCGAGGTCCCGCCGCCGCGCGAGCGGCCGCTGACCACCATGCGCGACATGGGCATGGATATGGAGGGAATGGACATGGGGGGCATGGACCATGGCTCCACGGACATGTCCGGCATGGATCACGCGGCCATGGGCGCCAAGGCCGCGACCCCCGCGCCCGGCATGGCGCCGCCGCGCCAGCGCGGAAGCGACGTTATGGGCAAGATGGACAAGGGCGGCATGGACATGTCCATGCGCAATCCGGACAACGCGCCTCAGGTCAGGCTCGGTCCGGGCGTGCAGTCGATCGCGCCGATGCCGATGGATCGCACCGGCGAGCCTGGCCAGGGCCTCGAAAGCGTCGGCCACCGGGTCTTGGTCTATCGCGACCTGGTGGCCCTCGAGCCGAATCCCGACCCGCGCGCCCCGGAGCGATCCCTCGAGATTCACCTGACCGGCAACATGGAGCGGTTCATGTGGGGGTTTGACGGGCGCAAGTTCAGCGATAGGCCGCCGCCCTACGCCTTCCGCCACGGCGAGCGGGTCCGGGTCACCCTGGTCAACGACACCATGATGGCCCACCCCATCCA encodes:
- a CDS encoding heavy metal-responsive transcriptional regulator yields the protein MTTFKIGAFAAAAGVRRDTIRYYERTGLLRDPGRTGAGYRVYEDADLLRLHFIRAAQELGFTLAETADLLALQASDTAKASAVLEITREKIRDAERRIQRLSDIRDVLSALADDCPMDVAASDCPILAFLAERRVRRSDARGDAPREAL
- a CDS encoding periplasmic heavy metal sensor → MRRISRGAALTVVLALLAGIAGGWLGSGRFLPMHHAQSLHEMVHHELKLSPDQDRRLEALEQDFAVRRRAREAELRAANAQLAAAIQARHEYGPEVEAAVERFHVAMGALQLETVQHVLAMRKVLTPEQAAKFDRRVSEALTNETP
- a CDS encoding RNA polymerase sigma factor; this translates as MTAGLGEDEDGALARRAARGDERAFSTLMRRHKGALHAFARRHVGDSEAAHEVVQESFVAAWKALDRYDPTRPFGAWMRAIVLNKCRDRGVACWFGG
- a CDS encoding sigma-70 family RNA polymerase sigma factor, with the translated sequence MPRPGRRLLVRRLILGERSIDAPGAPDPADPAPGPEAASLRAEQLSRLEAAIARLPDQLKEPLILTYLEGYSQQDAAAVLGVSVKTIEMRAYRARKRLADWLVDP
- a CDS encoding copper resistance system multicopper oxidase produces the protein MLRSSAAFDRRRFLQSLAVLGGGATLASLLPSWARAAGDPGRAPAALSGEDIKLTIGHTPITVDGKAGHAVTINGTVPGPLIRLKEGQHVRLSVTNTLDEDTSIHWHGLLVPFQMDGVPGVSFPGVKPGETFTYEFQVRQAGTYWYHSHSGLQEQMGHYGPIIIDPVGPDPVAFDREHVVVLSDFSRLHPHQIFKKLKQQSGAFNYQRQTLAGLLAGKDQTLAERLDWAKMLMDPTDISDVTGAAYTFLVNGHGPADNWTALFAPGERVRLRFINAAAQSVFNVRIPGLRMTVVAADGQHVRPVEVDEFQIGNAETYDVIVQPAEDKAFTIVSESVDRSGLGRATLAPRLGMSAEVPPPRERPLTTMRDMGMDMEGMDMGGMDHGSTDMSGMDHAAMGAKAATPAPGMAPPRQRGSDVMGKMDKGGMDMSMRNPDNAPQVRLGPGVQSIAPMPMDRTGEPGQGLESVGHRVLVYRDLVALEPNPDPRAPERSLEIHLTGNMERFMWGFDGRKFSDRPPPYAFRHGERVRVTLVNDTMMAHPIHLHGHFFELAFGPAGHMPRKHTVIVLPGGRVSFDFTAETGDWAFHCHMLYHMHAGMFQVFSVRDTPAEGAR